The following proteins are encoded in a genomic region of Eriocheir sinensis breed Jianghai 21 chromosome 2, ASM2467909v1, whole genome shotgun sequence:
- the LOC127000661 gene encoding cuticle protein AM1199-like: MQLILLVCLAAAAANAAPQFGQFYRPDGRHIAILSQGMEGPDGARFRYHYRTENGINVEAQGTPGSKGQSNINGGFSFPFPDGTTAQFTYVADENGYRPQSPHIPTPHPLPAHAIEQIRFAESQRNRFG, from the exons ATGCAGCTC ATCCTCCTCGTCTGTCTGGCCGCCGCAGCCGCCAACGCTGCCCCGCAGTTCGGGCAGTTTTATCGCCCCGACGGGCGGCACATTGCCATCCTGTCTCAGGGCATGGAAGGCCCCGACGGTGCCAGGTTCAGATACCACTACCGGACGGAGAATGGCATCAACGTGGAAGCCCAAGGCACCCCAGGATCAAAGGGCCAGAGCAACATTAACGGCGGTTTCAG CTTCCCCTTCCCCGACGGTACCACGGCCCAGTTCACTTACGTGGCTGACGAAAATGGCTACCGCCCCCAGTCCCCGCACATCCCCACACCCCACCCGCTCCCCGCCCACGCCATCGAACAGATTCGCTTCGCTGAGAGTCAACGAAACAGATTCGGCTAA